DNA sequence from the Candidatus Kuenenbacteria bacterium HGW-Kuenenbacteria-1 genome:
AAATCCTTTTTGATTAATTTGTTCTACTTTTTCTTTTAAAAGAATTGTTGCTTGTTCTTGAGTTTTTCCAGATAAATTTAAATTTCCTATTTTTATTCCTGGATAAATTTTTTGATTATAATATCCTTCAAAAATTCCTATAGAAATAAGTAAAAAAAAAATTACCCCTCCGAATATCCAAACAAAAGGGCTAATTTTTTTTTGTTTTTTTTTAAGAAAATTTATTTTCATAAAGAACATGACTTGTTGAAGACAGTCTTCAACAAGTCAATCTTTTATTCTATTTTGCTTGGACTTTTATATTAATAGATTTTGATTTTGTTGCTTTTGGTAAATTAATAATTAAAACGCCATTTTCTAATTCAGCTGAAATTTCTTCAGTTTTTACTTCAACTGGCAAAATAATGGAACGAGAAAAACTACCCCAATAACATTCTTGATAAAAAAAATTATCCTTATTAACGGTTTGTTCTTGATGTCGAGAACCACGAATAGTAATCATATCATTGTTAATAGAAATATCTATATCTTCGGGTTTAACACCAGCAATAGGCGATTTTATTATAATATTATCTTTGTCTTGATAAACGTCGACTGAAAGTTGTCCATCTTCTTCCAACCATTCTTCTTCTTGTGAAGATTTAACTGGTTGATTATCTTCTTTTGTTTCTTCTGTTTCGTCATTGTCATTATCGCCATTCTGTTGATTTGTTTGAAAAAGAAATTTCATAATTCTTTCTCCTTTTTTAATCTGCGAAAAATTTTTGCAGATTAATTAAAAAATAAAAATTTAATTAAAAAATTGAAATTTTTTATCTTGTTATTATTTGAATAATATATTAAAAAATATTTTTTAGCAATTATTTTTAAATCATTTTTCGTAAAGATTTGATGCGATCTTCAATTGGAGGGTGGGTAGAAAAAAGATTGCTTAAAAAGTTTTTCTTTTCTAAAAATGGATTTGTAAAATAAAGATGAGCGGTTGCGTGATTAGCTTTTTGTAAAGGTTGTTTGTAAAAAGAAATTTTTTCTAAAGCTGAAGCCAATCCTTCTGGATAACGAGTCAAAAGGGCGCCTGAAGCATCAGCTAAAAATTCTCTTTTTCTAGAAACAGCCAATTTTATTAATTCAGCAATAATAGGAGATAGAATAGCTAAAATTATTCCAATAACAACTAAAATTAAACCAAGTTGATCATTTTTATCATTTCGGTTTCCTTTGCCAAACCAAAAAAAATGATGCAAAAGCCAATCTGATAAAAGCATAATAATTCCAACCAAAACAATGGTAATTGTCATTAATAAAATATCATAATTTCGAATATGAGATAATTCATGAGCAATCACGCCTTCCAATTCTTCATTTTCTAACATTTCAACAATTCCTGTGGTTAAAGCAATTGAAGCATGTTTAGGATTTCTACCACAAGCAAAAGCATTTGGTGCTGAATCTGGGATAAGATAAATTTTAGGTAAAGGTAATCCAGCAGTGATGCATAAATTTTCTATCATTTGATAAACATAAGGATTATCTTTTTGTTCTATAGGTTTTGCGCCAGCCGTCCATAAGGCAACTTTATCCCCTTGAAAATAACTAAAAAGAGACATTGCAATAGAAAAAATAATAGCAATAATTAAGCCATTATAGCCATAATTTGTTATTTTTCCAAATACAAAACCCAAAGCAAGAATGATTATTATAAATAAAGTCATTATTAAAATAGATTTTTGTTTATTAGAAGTAATTTGATCGTACATAAAAAA
Encoded proteins:
- a CDS encoding zinc metalloprotease HtpX — protein: MYDQITSNKQKSILIMTLFIIIILALGFVFGKITNYGYNGLIIAIIFSIAMSLFSYFQGDKVALWTAGAKPIEQKDNPYVYQMIENLCITAGLPLPKIYLIPDSAPNAFACGRNPKHASIALTTGIVEMLENEELEGVIAHELSHIRNYDILLMTITIVLVGIIMLLSDWLLHHFFWFGKGNRNDKNDQLGLILVVIGIILAILSPIIAELIKLAVSRKREFLADASGALLTRYPEGLASALEKISFYKQPLQKANHATAHLYFTNPFLEKKNFLSNLFSTHPPIEDRIKSLRKMI